One segment of Clavelina lepadiformis chromosome 2, kaClaLepa1.1, whole genome shotgun sequence DNA contains the following:
- the LOC143447247 gene encoding uncharacterized protein LOC143447247 isoform X1 codes for MMKGWMKYRQKGGLVGRITGLREHRYWFVLTDDCHLNGFKDEAASELGKPEITFNTQNSAITISQDTQNQFEIISDRQSLAFVVDTSDDTLSWVSAIQQLRSIKQGVSPAPSKILKTKVISPPTTTLYQKPRSASIGSGNTSNNNVSTSESESLNGQLNFDDPLAISTTPLSSGLPEFEWDNEINSATGSSASPFSTTHDESSALFQLSHELADAKAELARCQQRITSYQEVLASRDRQLFEMQDELLGNDKSIVTSEAYQNMEEQVKSYRDQNALLNEEVLKLHQMCNRTRLQAKEQQKKSEKLASDLRKFQRDYVSLLSHCVYRPLVEPDEGARFTVPEREHHITTLKNLVRQMKTTNDRVLGCSIPTLGKVEHVDVFGFVHALPNEALQVEYIAHHLQDAFDVLADSNVDNQNNLKKWKAFISDNSEQFEISPQFRKLVLRGIPAQYRAYMWQKLITYYIGDKKHAAGEGYFDQLFDQQDAKKDNKTFTKMIKQIVMDVPRTMPNNRDFSATDSIHRDRLQRVLTAFCIHADSDIGYCQGFNFLAGGGLLFLEEEDVFWFLVAVTEKIFPPDYYCNGLAGLLADQYVLQQILSQTAPKLMEHLMRFSDVDLAAVTTGWFLGLFFDCLPFQVLLRTWDCFLAFGHEAVFRISCIILKLFEPRLLELHDSSHLLHAVKNIPRLCSDPLYLINEAFNAPFPPWEEIEELRAQYEEEFSRKHQEKLRQRQYYDKSVELCEDVLSANYAGDKLNFECGAVGEKILLSASCRLTQNSQIYEVVSDQIKALSLPITSRVMCVHAVANDVVLVGLISGQLQAYSVHSSSICWSMSLSDVVLSITTHGDMVYVGTADGKLHILQEGEISSNKVGMRKPKLKDSIELSKRPTTAVCLIESENCLWVASGPAIYIVNLETYETDGFFLISSRLEQVSMMLPNSNHVWIATKDSSVIQLHDCTMYSKPPLLVYDIERDLPLPPLYPMMPDEPNPDASPSKRVSAMVLTNHHTLWIGNYEGELKFYDLKPEVVKVKGADEEPYEEEKETSLEHEESGKLTLSLIDCRKISERPVRCLLKYNSQVVSCSGYYGDEGSVRVWTLDRDFINVDVVASGTSSGELLEDSASLDSSSKSVDSAHADSRRSEGMATDTWRVMKKTANSTIKLYRDRKPNLRKFMNMLGNNQN; via the exons GCCTGGTTGGACGGATTACCGGGCTTCGAGAACATCGTTACTGGTTTGTTTTGACCGATGACTGCCATTTGAATGGCTTTAAAGATGAAGCTGCTTCAGAACTTGGCAAACCAGAAATCACATTCAACACTCAAAATTCTGCGATAACCATCAGTCAAGATACACAAAATCAATTTGAAATTATCAGTGATAG GCAAAGCTTGGCATTTGTTGTTGACACATCAGATGACACACTAAGCTGGGTTTCGGCTATTCAACAATTACGCAGCATTAAACAAGGAGTTTCCCCTGCACCAAGTAAAATTCTCAAAACTAAAGTTATCTCTCCACCAACTACTACACTG tatcagAAACCTCGTTCAGCAAGCATTGGTTCGGGAAATACGTCTAACAACAATGTTTCAACAAGTGAGAGTGAAAGTCTTAATG GCCAGCTTAACTTCGACGATCCCCTGGCTATCTCAACAACTCCTTTGTCATCTGGGTTACCAGAGTTTGAATGGGACAACGAAATAAATTCCGCAACTGGCTCATCAGCATCTCCGTTTTCCACAACCCACGACGAATCCAGCGCTCTTTTCCAACTCTCACATGAGCTCGCAGACGCCAAAGCAGAGCTGGCTCGATGTCAGCAGAGGATCACAAGCTATCAGGAAGTGCTAGCGTCCAGGGATCGACAGCTGTTTGAAATGCAAGATGAATTACTCGGCAACGATAAGAGCATTGTGACTAGTGAGGCGTACCAGAATATGGAGGAACAGGTCAAGTCATACCGTGACCAGAATGCATTGTTAAATGAGGAAGTGCTGAAATTGCATCAAATGTGCAATAGAACTAGACTACAAGCTAAAGAGCAACAAAA GAAATCTGAAAAACTTGCTTCAGACTTGCGGAAGTTTCAACGTGATTATGTGTCTTTGTTGAGTCATTGTGTCTATCGCCCACTAGTGGAACCAGATGAGGGTGCACGCTTTACTGTTCCTGAGCGCGAACATCATATCAcaacattgaaaaatttggttcGTCAAATGAAAACAACCAATGATCGAGTTTTGGGATGTTCAATTCCTACATTAG GAAAGGTTGAACATGTCGATGTGTTTGGGTTTGTCCATGCCCTCCCAAATGAAGCGTTGCAGGTAGAATACATTGCCCATCACCTGCAGGATGCATTTGATGTGTTGGCAGACAGCAATGTGGACAACCAAAACAACTTAAAGAAGTGGAAAGCCTTTATCAGTGATAATTCTGAACAG TTTGAAATCTCCCCACAATTCCGCAAACTGGTGCTTCGAGGAATACCAGCCCAGTATAGAGCATACATGTGGCAGAAGCTCATTACGTATTACATAGGAGACAAAAAGCATGCGGCAGGTGAAGGATATTTCGACCAGCTTTTCGATCAGCAAGATGCCAAGAAGGATAATAAG ACGTTcacaaaaatgataaaacaaatTGTCATGGATGTTCCGCGAACAATGCCAAATAATCGCGATTTCTCTGCCACTGATTCAATCCATCGAGACAGATTGCAACGTGTCCTTACTGCCTTCTGCATTCATGCAGATTCGGATATTGGATACTGTCAAGGATTTAATTTCTTGGCTGGCGGTGGCCTTCTTTTTCTGGAAGAGGAGGATGTGTTTTG GTTTTTGGTTGCTGTGACTGAAAAGATTTTTCCTCCCGATTATTACTGCAATGGCCTGGCAGGTTTGCTTGCGGATCAGTATGTCCTGCAGCAAATCCTTTCTCAAACAGCTCCTAAACTGATGGAGCATTTAATGAGATTCTCAGATGTTGATCTTGCTGCCGTCACCACTGGTTGGTTTCTTGGCTTGTTCTTTGACTGCTTGCCATTTCAA GTGTTGCTTCGAACTTGGGATTGTTTTCTTGCCTTTGGGCACGAAGCCGTATTTCGAATATCCTGtattatattgaaattatttgaaCCTCGTTTGTTGGAACTTCATGATTCATCCCATCTTCTGCATGCTGTTAAGAACATCCCACGTCTATGTTCTGATCCACTTTACCTTATTAAT GAAGCATTTAATGCTCCTTTTCCTCCATGGGAAGAGATTGAAGAGCTGAGAGCTCAATATGAGGAGGAATTTTCCAGAAAACATCAGGAAAAGCTGAGACAAAGACAGTATTATGACAAAAGTGTTGAACTG TGTGAGGATGTATTATCCGCAAATTATGCTGGTGACAAATTGAATTTTGAATGCGGTGCAGTAGGTGAGAAAATACTGTTAAGTGCAAGTTGCAGACTGACACAGAACTCGCAAATTTACGAAGTTGTATCCGATCAAATCAAGGCATTATCCTTACCG aTCACTAGCCGTGTTATGTGCGTCCATGCAGTTGCTAACGACGTTGTTTTGGTTGGTCTCATCTCCGGTCAACTACAAGCTTACTCTGTTCATAGCAG CTCTATATGTTGGAGTATGTCCCTATCAGATGTGGTTTTATCCATCACTACTCACGGGGATATGGTCTACGTGGGAACAGCAGATGGGAAGCTGCACATCTTACAAGAAGGAGAAATCTCATCCAACAAAGTTGGAATGAGGAAACCTAAGCTCAAAGATTCTATTGAGTTAAGCAAGCGACCCACAACTGCTGTTTGTCTTATCGAGTCGGAAAATTGTCTCTGGGTCGCGTCTGGCCCGGCCATTTACATTGTTAATTTAGA GACGTACGAGACCGATGGTTTCTTTCTTATCTCGTCTCGGTTGGAGCAAGTGTCGATGATGCTTCCTAATTCCAACCATGTGTGGATTGCAACAAAGGACTCTTCAGTGATACAACTACACGACTGTACCATgtacagcaaacctccactgCTGGTGTATGACATTGAGAGGGATCTTCCTCTACCACCGTTATATCCTATGATG CCTGATGAGCCTAATCCAGATGCATCTCCAAGTAAGAGAGTTTCAGCCATGGTCCTAACCAATCATCACACTCTTTGGATCGGAAATTACGAAGgagaattaaaattttacgATCTGAAGCCTGAG GTCGTCAAAGTTAAAGGTGCAGATGAAGAGCCGTATGAAGAAGAGAAGGAAACATCACTGGAACATGAGGAATCGGGCAAACTGACATTAAGCCTCATTGATTGCAGAAAAATATCCGAAAGACCAGTTCGTTGTCTGTTAAAGTATAA TTCCCAGGTTGTATCCTGTTCTGGCTACTATGGTGACGAAGGTTCAGTCAGGGTTTGGACGCTCGACAGAGATTTCATAAACGTCGACGTCGTAGCGTCAGGAACATCAAGCGGAGAACTTCTTGAGGACTCAGCATCATTAGACTCAAGCTCAAAGTCTGTTGATTCTGCCCATGCTGACTCTCGGCGGTCGGAGGGCATGGCTACAGATACCTGGCGTGTGATGAAGAAGACAGCCAATTCAACCATAAAATTGTACCGAGACAGAAAACCTAATCTTCGCAAATTCATGAACATGCTTGGTAATAATCAAAACTAG